The following coding sequences are from one Halomonas sp. HAL1 window:
- a CDS encoding ferredoxin--NADP reductase, whose translation MSKFALEEVLSVHHWNDTLFSFRTTRERSLRFKTGQFVMIGLEVNGKPLMRAYSIASPNYEDHLEFFSIKVPDGPLTSRLQHLKVGDQIMVSRKPTGTLVTDDLLPGRNLYMLSTGTGLAPFMSLIQDPDVYERYEKIVLVHGVREVSELAYADFITKELPAHEYLGEDITEKLVYYPTVTREEFHTMGRLTDHIRTGKLFEDTGLPPIDPRQDRAMICGSPAMLDDTSALLDELGLNISPRMGEPGDYVIERAFVEK comes from the coding sequence ATGAGTAAGTTTGCTCTGGAAGAAGTGCTTAGCGTTCATCACTGGAACGATACCCTGTTCAGCTTTCGCACCACACGCGAGCGCAGCCTGCGTTTCAAAACCGGTCAGTTTGTGATGATTGGTCTGGAAGTGAATGGCAAGCCGCTAATGCGCGCTTACTCGATTGCCAGCCCCAACTATGAAGACCACCTTGAGTTCTTCAGCATCAAAGTGCCCGACGGCCCGCTGACCTCACGCCTACAGCACTTGAAAGTGGGCGATCAGATCATGGTCAGCCGCAAGCCAACCGGCACGCTGGTCACCGATGATCTACTGCCCGGTCGTAACCTCTACATGCTTTCGACTGGTACTGGTCTGGCGCCGTTCATGAGCTTGATCCAAGACCCAGACGTTTACGAACGCTACGAGAAAATCGTGCTGGTACACGGTGTCCGCGAGGTCTCTGAACTGGCTTACGCCGACTTCATCACCAAAGAGCTGCCTGCGCACGAGTATCTGGGTGAAGATATCACTGAAAAGCTGGTCTACTACCCCACCGTTACCCGTGAAGAGTTCCACACCATGGGCCGCCTGACCGACCATATCCGTACCGGTAAGCTGTTCGAAGATACCGGATTGCCGCCCATCGATCCGCGTCAGGATCGTGCCATGATCTGCGGTAGCCCCGCCATGCTAGACGATACCAGCGCACTGCTTGATGAGCTGGGTCTAAATATCTCGCCGCGCATGGGCGAGCCGGGCGACTACGTGATTGAACGCGCTTTCGTCGAAAAGTAA
- the glnK gene encoding P-II family nitrogen regulator, protein MKLITAIIKPFKLDDVRESLSDIGVQGITVTEVKGFGRQKGHTELYRGAEYVVDFLPKVKLEVAVDDDMAEQVIDAITQVANTGKIGDGKIFVMPLEQVIRIRTGETGKDAV, encoded by the coding sequence ATGAAATTGATCACAGCTATTATCAAGCCGTTCAAGCTCGATGATGTGCGCGAATCGCTCTCCGATATCGGCGTGCAGGGTATTACGGTGACAGAAGTGAAGGGCTTTGGGCGCCAGAAAGGGCACACCGAGCTGTATCGTGGCGCTGAGTATGTGGTGGACTTCCTGCCCAAGGTGAAGCTGGAAGTCGCCGTGGACGACGATATGGCCGAGCAGGTGATTGATGCCATCACCCAAGTCGCTAACACGGGTAAAATCGGCGACGGTAAAATCTTTGTTATGCCGTTAGAGCAGGTGATACGTATCCGTACCGGTGAAACCGGTAAAGACGCCGTTTAA
- a CDS encoding ammonium transporter: MNELADLSYALDTFYFLICGVLVMWMAAGFSMLEAGLVRSKNTAEILTKNIALFAIACTMYLLVGYYIMYSSSAGGFLPNLGFLIGAENSVDAVTAGGDDAPYYSMRSDFFFQVVFVATAMSIVSGAVAERMKLWAFLAFAVVMTAFIYPVSGYWTWGGGWLSEVGYSDYAGSGIVHLAGAAAALAGVIVLGPRKGKYGKDGSIHAIPGANMPLATLGTFILWMGWFGFNGGSELKLAAVDSANNVAQVFVNTNAAAAGGVIAALILAKLWFRKADLTMALNGALAGLVAITADPLSPTALGATIIGAIGGIIVVAAIVTLDKVKLDDPVGAISVHGVVGIWGVLAVPLNNDGASFGAQIIGIAGIFGWVFLASLVVWVILKAIMGIRVSEEEEYEGVDIAECGLEAYPEFGIKK; the protein is encoded by the coding sequence ATGAATGAGTTAGCTGATTTGAGCTACGCGCTCGATACGTTCTACTTTCTAATTTGCGGCGTGCTGGTGATGTGGATGGCCGCAGGCTTCTCCATGTTGGAAGCGGGCCTGGTACGCTCCAAAAATACCGCTGAAATTCTGACCAAAAATATCGCGCTGTTTGCGATTGCCTGCACCATGTACCTGTTGGTGGGCTACTACATCATGTACTCCAGCAGCGCTGGCGGCTTCCTACCTAACCTGGGTTTCCTGATTGGCGCTGAAAACAGCGTTGATGCGGTGACCGCAGGCGGCGATGACGCCCCCTACTACTCCATGCGTTCTGACTTCTTCTTCCAGGTAGTCTTTGTCGCCACCGCCATGTCGATTGTGTCGGGTGCCGTGGCCGAGCGTATGAAGCTGTGGGCATTCCTGGCCTTTGCAGTGGTAATGACCGCGTTTATCTATCCGGTGTCTGGCTACTGGACGTGGGGTGGCGGCTGGTTGTCTGAAGTTGGCTACTCTGACTATGCAGGCTCAGGCATTGTGCACCTTGCCGGTGCAGCTGCAGCCCTCGCTGGTGTCATCGTGCTCGGGCCGCGTAAAGGCAAATATGGCAAAGATGGTTCTATCCACGCGATTCCCGGTGCCAACATGCCGCTGGCAACGCTGGGTACCTTCATTCTGTGGATGGGCTGGTTCGGCTTTAACGGTGGTTCCGAGCTCAAGCTGGCGGCCGTCGATTCTGCGAATAACGTGGCGCAAGTGTTTGTTAATACCAATGCTGCTGCGGCAGGTGGTGTGATTGCGGCACTGATTCTGGCCAAACTGTGGTTCCGTAAAGCGGACTTGACCATGGCACTGAACGGTGCGCTGGCGGGCCTGGTGGCAATCACCGCTGATCCGCTCTCTCCGACCGCACTGGGCGCCACTATTATCGGCGCGATTGGCGGCATCATTGTGGTCGCTGCCATCGTCACCCTTGATAAAGTGAAACTGGATGATCCGGTCGGCGCGATCTCGGTTCACGGTGTTGTCGGTATCTGGGGTGTGTTGGCGGTGCCGCTGAATAACGACGGTGCGTCTTTTGGTGCCCAGATTATCGGTATCGCCGGTATCTTCGGCTGGGTTTTCCTGGCAAGCCTGGTGGTATGGGTGATCCTGAAAGCCATCATGGGTATCCGGGTTAGCGAAGAAGAAGAGTATGAAGGCGTTGATATCGCTGAGTGCGGTCTCGAAGCCTACCCAGAGTTTGGTATTAAGAAATAA
- a CDS encoding P-II family nitrogen regulator, whose translation MKLITAIIKPFKLDDVREALADNGVQGITVTEVKGFGRQKGHTELYRGAEYVVDFLPKVKVEVAVDDARLESVLDAICSAANSGKIGDGKVFVTPLEDVIRIRTGERGADAV comes from the coding sequence ATGAAACTCATCACCGCTATCATCAAGCCATTCAAGCTCGACGATGTTCGTGAGGCACTAGCCGACAACGGGGTTCAGGGCATCACCGTTACTGAAGTTAAAGGGTTTGGCCGTCAGAAAGGGCATACCGAGCTGTACCGTGGCGCCGAATACGTTGTCGATTTTCTGCCCAAGGTAAAAGTGGAAGTGGCCGTTGACGATGCACGTTTAGAAAGCGTGCTGGATGCCATCTGCAGCGCAGCCAACAGCGGAAAAATCGGTGACGGCAAGGTGTTTGTTACGCCACTGGAAGACGTGATTCGTATCCGCACCGGTGAGCGCGGCGCTGACGCCGTATAA
- a CDS encoding accessory factor UbiK family protein, whose protein sequence is MAPQDRISRLAQQIGDRLQNASQAPEDIQKGVQQVVRGAFDRLELVSREDFDILMDVLQRTRSRVEALERQVANLEAAVEASTAPTTTPVEAEVPPVPTPEPDSDSNEDEKPTKR, encoded by the coding sequence ATGGCGCCTCAAGACCGCATCAGCCGACTGGCCCAGCAGATTGGCGACCGTTTACAGAACGCCTCTCAGGCACCGGAAGATATACAAAAAGGCGTACAGCAAGTCGTGCGTGGCGCCTTCGACCGCCTAGAGCTTGTTTCCAGGGAAGATTTCGATATTTTGATGGACGTACTGCAGCGCACGCGTTCGCGGGTAGAGGCGTTAGAGCGCCAAGTGGCTAACCTTGAAGCAGCCGTTGAAGCCTCCACAGCGCCAACCACCACGCCAGTAGAAGCAGAAGTACCACCAGTGCCTACCCCAGAGCCAGACAGTGACAGCAATGAAGACGAAAAACCGACCAAACGGTAA
- a CDS encoding ABC transporter substrate-binding protein translates to MRHTTALSRLTRCGLFAVCLMAFSTAQAQWATVDWTIAETLLAIDAPVSSVAQQSDYHQWVGEPRIPESATDMGLRTQPNFELLAQVPPEQTLISPMFAGLTPRLERIAPVTSFALYSPGTDTWEEMQTLTRQLGELTEHQPQAEELINDTQALMASLRKSRPLSQSEIAPLLMIQFMDARHVRVFGDNSLYNAVLEQLDLPNAWDQTTNAWGFALVGVEALARYPEATLVIIDPLPAGVEEQLSKSGLWQHLPSVKNDRIVRLPPVWSFGALPSAQRFARELTTALDASAVVNAPSTD, encoded by the coding sequence ATGCGCCACACCACCGCGCTCTCAAGACTCACACGCTGCGGGCTGTTCGCCGTTTGTCTAATGGCCTTTTCGACTGCCCAGGCTCAGTGGGCAACGGTTGACTGGACGATAGCCGAAACCTTGCTGGCGATTGACGCGCCTGTCAGTAGCGTCGCCCAGCAGAGTGACTACCACCAGTGGGTGGGTGAGCCTCGCATACCCGAGAGTGCCACCGATATGGGGCTACGTACCCAGCCCAACTTTGAGCTGCTGGCACAAGTGCCACCAGAACAGACGCTTATTTCACCCATGTTTGCGGGTTTGACGCCACGCCTGGAGCGAATCGCGCCGGTCACTTCGTTCGCGCTCTACTCCCCCGGCACCGACACCTGGGAAGAGATGCAAACCCTCACTCGCCAGCTAGGCGAGTTAACCGAGCACCAGCCCCAAGCAGAAGAGCTAATTAACGACACCCAAGCCTTGATGGCTAGCCTGCGCAAATCACGCCCCCTCTCACAGTCAGAAATCGCGCCGCTGCTCATGATTCAGTTTATGGATGCCCGCCACGTGCGAGTGTTTGGGGACAACAGCTTGTACAACGCCGTGCTGGAGCAGCTCGACCTCCCCAATGCCTGGGATCAAACCACCAATGCCTGGGGATTTGCGCTGGTAGGGGTTGAGGCGTTGGCGCGTTACCCCGAGGCAACGCTGGTGATCATCGACCCGTTGCCTGCCGGAGTTGAAGAGCAGCTTTCCAAAAGCGGTCTGTGGCAGCATCTTCCCAGCGTCAAAAACGACAGGATAGTTCGCCTGCCGCCGGTATGGAGCTTCGGCGCGCTTCCCTCCGCCCAGCGGTTTGCTCGCGAACTGACTACGGCGCTAGATGCATCGGCTGTGGTGAACGCCCCCTCTACTGATTAG